One genomic region from Reichenbachiella ulvae encodes:
- a CDS encoding NADPH:quinone oxidoreductase family protein, protein MKAVLCKSFGGPENLVIEEVEDLTPEEGQVIISVKAAGLNFPDTLIIQGKYQFQPDLPFSPGGEVAGVVKSVGTGVEGLKPGDRVMSGTSWGGLAEEVRARASNTFIIPEQMSYEQAAASLMTYATSIHALKDRGQLKAGETVMVLGAGGGIGVASIQLAKLMGAKVIACASTDEKLDFCRSIGADHTINYKKEDLKSRAKEITDGQGVDVIVDPVGGDYAEAAFRSIARFGRYLVVGFASGQIPRLPFNLPLLKSASIVGVFWGSLFRNDVNQNRENVAQLLEWFESGELESVIYHSYPLDQYEAAMKALLNQEVKGKIVLIA, encoded by the coding sequence ATGAAAGCAGTATTGTGCAAGTCGTTCGGAGGACCGGAGAATCTGGTGATCGAAGAGGTAGAGGATTTAACACCAGAAGAAGGTCAGGTCATTATCTCAGTGAAGGCAGCGGGACTGAATTTTCCTGATACCTTGATCATTCAGGGCAAATACCAGTTTCAACCTGATCTGCCCTTTTCTCCAGGAGGAGAAGTGGCAGGAGTGGTCAAGTCTGTTGGCACAGGAGTGGAAGGTTTGAAGCCTGGAGATCGAGTCATGTCGGGGACCAGCTGGGGAGGATTGGCAGAGGAGGTTCGAGCCAGAGCCAGCAATACTTTCATTATTCCAGAACAGATGAGCTACGAGCAGGCTGCTGCCTCTCTGATGACCTATGCCACCTCGATTCATGCTTTGAAGGACAGGGGACAATTGAAGGCAGGAGAAACTGTCATGGTTCTGGGAGCTGGAGGCGGGATAGGAGTAGCCTCTATCCAACTGGCTAAACTAATGGGCGCCAAGGTGATAGCCTGTGCCTCTACTGACGAGAAGCTGGATTTCTGCCGATCCATCGGTGCGGATCATACCATCAATTACAAAAAGGAGGATTTGAAAAGCAGAGCCAAGGAAATCACAGATGGACAAGGAGTGGATGTGATAGTAGATCCGGTGGGTGGGGACTATGCAGAAGCAGCTTTTCGATCGATTGCTCGCTTTGGACGATATCTGGTCGTGGGCTTTGCCTCGGGGCAGATCCCTCGATTGCCTTTCAACTTGCCTTTGCTCAAAAGTGCCTCTATCGTGGGTGTGTTTTGGGGATCCCTATTTCGTAATGATGTCAATCAAAACCGCGAAAATGTGGCCCAATTATTGGAATGGTTTGAAAGTGGAGAATTGGAAAGCGTGATCTATCATTCTTATCCACTGGATCAATATGAAGCCGCTATGAAGGCTTTGTTAAATCAAGAAGTGAAGGGTAAGATTGTTTTGATAGCTTAG
- a CDS encoding glutaminase yields the protein MKKRYQETLEEIAKELEGVEKQGEVPSYIPELAKVDPSKFGMYLKTLEGEEYEIGDSREKFSIQSISKVLSLSMAISLIGNEVWKRVGVEPSGNPFNSIVQLEYEHGIPRNPFINAGAIVVADILVSQLQDPEAEFLEYVRGLSKNADINYNHSVSKSEKEVGYMNASLAYMMKEKGNLNNSVERVLDFYYLQCSLEMTCAELAEAFRDFGDTGDPFGHGPFTLTSSEARRVNALMLTCGFYDESGEFAFEVGLPGKSGVGGAIVALYPEKYCVSVWSPPLNKKGNSEKGMKALELLTTKIEGSIF from the coding sequence ATGAAAAAGAGGTATCAGGAAACACTGGAGGAGATAGCAAAAGAGCTGGAAGGAGTAGAAAAGCAAGGGGAAGTGCCCAGTTATATACCTGAACTAGCAAAGGTCGATCCATCTAAATTCGGCATGTATCTCAAGACGCTGGAAGGCGAAGAATATGAGATTGGTGATTCCAGAGAGAAGTTCTCTATCCAAAGTATCTCAAAAGTGCTATCCCTTAGCATGGCGATCAGTCTGATAGGAAATGAGGTCTGGAAACGTGTAGGTGTCGAGCCATCTGGTAATCCTTTCAACTCTATCGTACAGCTCGAGTATGAACATGGAATTCCCAGAAATCCTTTTATCAATGCAGGAGCCATTGTAGTGGCTGATATTCTGGTGAGTCAGTTGCAAGATCCCGAGGCGGAGTTCCTGGAGTATGTGCGCGGGCTTAGCAAAAATGCTGATATCAACTACAACCACAGTGTCTCTAAGTCAGAAAAAGAGGTGGGCTACATGAACGCCTCTTTGGCCTATATGATGAAGGAAAAGGGGAACCTCAATAATTCGGTCGAGCGGGTCTTAGACTTCTATTATTTGCAATGCTCGCTGGAAATGACCTGTGCTGAGCTGGCAGAAGCATTTAGGGATTTTGGTGATACCGGCGATCCATTTGGACATGGCCCCTTCACCTTGACTTCCAGTGAAGCCAGGAGAGTCAATGCTCTGATGTTGACTTGTGGTTTTTATGATGAATCAGGAGAGTTTGCCTTTGAGGTCGGTCTGCCTGGTAAGAGTGGAGTAGGAGGAGCCATCGTCGCACTCTATCCAGAAAAGTACTGTGTCAGTGTCTGGAGTCCACCTCTCAATAAGAAAGGAAATTCCGAAAAAGGAATGAAGGCCCTGGAACTGCTCACCACTAAGATTGAAGGGTCTATTTTTTGA
- a CDS encoding S8 family serine peptidase — translation MRKIVDIKLSLKLLSCLAFALIISSQIANAQNADTDLIQGKIRVKFTPESIENQSNLRVRPSSSPSHMGIEKMDELSDRIGVKNIKRVFPYSPKHEAKHRKYGLHLWYELEFDPDLDPNDIVKQYQGISDLEIIKPVYKKVNLDGNSEPVVIKKDNLRELDTQSTSADSIIFDDPLVADQWHYQNYGNVGLEGFDIDLFNAWQSQTGSSDIIVSVVDAGIDVYHEDLEANIWKNQAEINGEEGVDDDGNGYVDDYFGYNFNSDLGTIYSGSHGTHVAGTVGAVSNNGLGVAGVAGGDGSGNGVKLMSCQVFTETGSGGANFAEAIVYGADNGAVISQNSWGYNQIEYYEPEVYDAIKYFVAEAGNYEGSPMKGGVLFFAAGNTGAESRRYPGLFEEVICVSATGPTGFPSPYTTYGDWVDIAAPGGDMTNFGEEGGVLSTLPDNNYGYIEGTSMACPHVSGVAALIISKFGGEDFTADDLKRIIINSTDRLIFIHDNKYGRGYLNADKALLEDSRVPPNPISDLAAKETFHNEVRLSWTVPNDDSGEEPLNYYLAIAESAITKDNFDSNSLFLLENTAAIGEEFEINITGLIKEKDYWFAVKSTDQFENLSDISNILKTTTSKEPHFMESVRSLSLKIDASVTPVKDTTFQFSNIGEGIVYWNTLIRNEDYFRYPIEEENTTSTSVNSLTQTINYSSLPTTVENFSTSNIIETGELNIQSLEDMSLASAFNTQNRDHWKNDATQFVAGISYDNGTYPGILAGTGNENAGLIMATRYEIPYDYSFNLTHVQAVLFPETNEVPIIVEIKKGGRTNPLEAETIYTQKYYPDTTNILKYYTIPIYQPQRFSNNEFFWVVLHFPSEMTNPIACQLGQEYLPNTFYFSRSNGRNYEDFVRYYDRPLIPMIDALSTGDDGSYVFLNPTSGEIPAGTSEAITATIDVSHLTNGHHLASVGIMTNDVHKPMINIEVKVEVTGQKPVVDNDKRYSFEAYVGRENSLSLELENTGLDTLIIYDLSSTDLDLIRDFEDPIKIFSSEVGLVPFKYTPISSGLIGTNLNLSTNIGVLPFSLEIKSKTEPVINVIFDTLTVDVDYGSTAQLDVTLENNGSDSELLYDLSHYSIPETYSGKTPSKLTYNILDSNDAGGPTAGLWEDITGFGSKTTTKPFIDSVFALGMKFPFFNEQIESTWIFSHAQLNTYINASLIPIKIDGYFMSLDTLYHHNFGDRSVFTFVSRIQEFVNSKFNVYGELTYQIVLFRDGTIEFRYQDVDDLTADMKYQVLTKGIEDNDSLVYRDFDTVGRDLFSGQVIRFEPTSTISMISEASPIKGSIGPGSSKTISLTIDPENYEMPSGLYNNNFLIKDNTYEGSHSFPFQINVTGQGLIEIDDSLHFEKVKIGLPKTAHLMINNTGFGSLELSQATFSSNEFSTSVTLPITVEALSNIAIPVVFDPIKSGSVSGYLDLAFSSGETKTILLNGTGAFDAEYTFDFPGSISVNLVGGNKTTVPVTISNTTANNVPLEFIAQNSIYGSLDTPTPSKAMDKPNEELWSNFGYQWQHSDSTRQYYQWRDLKRNGQLIQIDTSAFHLLKLPFAFPFYGEKFDSIWISNEGFVTVVEPDEQTIIPLFEAGDGFKGMIAPYWANLRPSNPEEGILLDIQSDRVLIQWDNFTSISQYLEGGTVTFQLEIVQDGSIYFHYKDIINWTGLLKYGLESPDESEVLQEREGLFVANFFPFGDSTTLSIHPPLTKSLSAGETQNLDLILSAEDLYHPGSYQDSVVVTTNSEKQPKFTIPFQINVTGSPKLIADTELKWEEVVYKEDLIIRQSFEIRNEGYDVLSIESISNSSSLGTMSVYDTDGNKYIRLSSGLLSEAIEIGQWESLTLIVEIPVKSNNIIIGNFDLSGNFDTHHVNVEAKIVSPPIFDWDGMDQSFSMLQTQTKEFQFNINNTGSSTLVLDMTPAIVPPADGNSNVGTIDKIGNFTKDQPVSVDSLSIDSKEIADGIATTFIETGTYAFANKFENSEENFYLTHIKIYEVLKHQNELMTISVYYGGEKPQEGQLAFRQSFIIDQEIDEEWVYFELEEPLSIPSNQDFIIMVEQPTTIKFIGYDSTNDLDLRQKTFTGVYQKDGQYYWNSHIVYNNTNYVWKIRPLTASGEDAWLDLDIKKAKVAPGESLSITAIIDPKNTAPGKHQGKVLVASNDPDNSNSELTIDLSINGAAQFDYYPNIYEDTLRITETEEKVFSYLFSDPEGEQMTLELDSIDGTIDVEFEQTGDRTGQVKVRTDYEDAGIHHLAISLSDASGNLVRDTVVLEVINKNRPPVFNSEYEIINMNLAGTNQSLSIDPYDLFSDPDGDDIRVYAGNFTPEIVDLGFGSYFLNLTAITEGTGMLIFAADDGQEGGYVESYAYAQIINDPDAVGGETNSTQEAERILSSMNSDFICFPNPVTNRYSKIYYNLSESSNVKITLLNTMGQILIEDQLGQKEAGTYLHQLDIGGLYRGVYHCIIKTDQEKKSLKIVLQ, via the coding sequence ATGAGAAAGATAGTAGATATAAAACTGAGCTTAAAATTGTTGTCATGTTTGGCCTTTGCCCTGATAATAAGCAGTCAGATCGCGAATGCACAAAATGCTGATACTGATTTGATCCAAGGTAAAATCAGGGTCAAATTCACTCCTGAAAGTATTGAAAACCAAAGCAACCTTAGGGTCAGACCATCCTCCTCTCCTAGTCATATGGGAATCGAAAAAATGGATGAACTAAGTGACAGAATTGGTGTTAAAAATATCAAAAGAGTCTTTCCTTACTCCCCAAAACACGAGGCGAAGCACAGAAAATATGGCCTGCATCTTTGGTATGAATTAGAGTTTGACCCGGATCTAGACCCCAACGACATTGTAAAACAATATCAAGGCATTAGTGATCTTGAGATCATCAAACCTGTTTATAAAAAGGTAAACCTGGATGGCAATTCAGAGCCTGTGGTCATCAAAAAAGACAACCTTAGGGAGCTTGATACCCAGAGTACATCAGCAGACAGCATCATCTTCGACGATCCATTAGTCGCAGATCAATGGCATTATCAAAACTATGGTAATGTAGGACTGGAAGGGTTTGACATTGACCTATTCAACGCCTGGCAATCGCAAACAGGCAGTTCTGATATCATCGTATCTGTTGTAGATGCAGGGATTGACGTATATCATGAAGACTTAGAAGCCAACATATGGAAAAACCAAGCTGAAATCAATGGCGAAGAAGGCGTAGACGATGACGGAAATGGATATGTAGACGACTACTTTGGATACAACTTCAATTCGGATTTAGGCACCATATACAGTGGTTCTCATGGTACTCACGTGGCAGGAACAGTCGGGGCTGTCAGCAACAATGGATTAGGTGTGGCTGGAGTCGCTGGAGGTGATGGATCAGGAAATGGAGTCAAATTGATGTCTTGTCAGGTTTTTACTGAAACTGGTAGTGGGGGTGCAAACTTTGCCGAAGCAATCGTCTATGGAGCAGATAATGGCGCTGTAATTTCCCAGAACTCATGGGGCTACAACCAAATAGAATACTATGAACCAGAGGTCTATGATGCCATCAAATATTTCGTAGCTGAGGCAGGTAACTACGAAGGAAGTCCAATGAAAGGGGGTGTCCTCTTTTTTGCTGCAGGAAATACCGGAGCAGAATCGAGACGTTATCCAGGTTTATTCGAAGAGGTCATTTGTGTTTCCGCCACAGGCCCTACTGGCTTCCCTTCTCCATATACAACCTACGGTGATTGGGTTGATATAGCTGCTCCTGGTGGAGACATGACCAACTTTGGTGAAGAAGGTGGCGTGCTAAGCACACTCCCTGATAACAATTATGGATACATTGAAGGCACCTCTATGGCATGTCCACATGTTTCTGGGGTGGCTGCACTGATTATATCCAAATTTGGAGGAGAAGATTTTACTGCCGATGATTTGAAACGAATCATTATCAATTCTACTGATCGACTGATTTTTATTCATGACAATAAATACGGGCGCGGATATTTGAATGCCGACAAAGCATTGTTGGAAGATAGCCGGGTTCCTCCTAACCCAATCAGCGATCTGGCTGCCAAAGAGACCTTTCACAACGAGGTTCGTCTCTCATGGACTGTGCCCAATGACGATTCAGGTGAAGAACCATTGAATTACTATTTAGCCATAGCAGAATCTGCCATCACCAAAGACAATTTTGACAGCAACAGCTTATTCCTGTTAGAGAACACCGCGGCAATTGGAGAGGAATTTGAAATTAACATCACAGGTCTAATCAAAGAAAAAGACTATTGGTTTGCCGTAAAATCGACGGATCAATTCGAAAACCTTTCGGACATATCCAATATCCTAAAGACTACCACTTCCAAAGAACCTCATTTCATGGAATCTGTGAGAAGTCTTTCTTTAAAAATAGACGCCAGTGTAACTCCTGTAAAGGATACTACCTTTCAATTTTCAAATATTGGGGAAGGGATTGTGTATTGGAATACACTCATTCGAAACGAGGACTATTTTAGATATCCAATCGAAGAAGAAAATACAACCAGTACTTCGGTCAATAGTTTAACCCAAACGATTAATTACTCCTCTTTACCAACTACTGTTGAAAATTTCAGTACTTCCAATATTATCGAAACTGGTGAATTGAATATCCAATCATTGGAGGACATGAGTTTGGCATCTGCCTTCAACACCCAAAATAGAGATCATTGGAAAAATGATGCCACTCAGTTCGTGGCTGGCATCAGCTACGACAATGGCACTTACCCAGGTATATTAGCCGGGACTGGTAACGAAAATGCTGGTTTGATCATGGCTACACGATACGAGATCCCTTACGATTACAGCTTCAATCTTACGCATGTCCAAGCCGTACTTTTTCCTGAAACCAATGAAGTACCCATCATTGTAGAGATCAAAAAAGGAGGACGTACAAATCCTCTGGAGGCAGAAACAATCTACACTCAAAAATACTATCCTGACACCACCAATATTTTAAAATATTACACCATTCCTATATATCAGCCCCAGCGATTTTCAAACAACGAATTTTTCTGGGTCGTACTGCATTTCCCAAGTGAAATGACAAATCCTATTGCCTGCCAACTTGGTCAGGAATACCTACCCAATACTTTCTACTTTTCTAGAAGTAATGGCCGAAACTATGAAGATTTCGTCAGGTACTATGATCGTCCACTCATACCTATGATAGATGCGCTAAGTACCGGAGACGATGGATCATATGTCTTCCTTAACCCTACATCAGGAGAAATCCCAGCAGGAACTAGTGAAGCAATCACAGCAACAATTGATGTGTCTCATCTGACCAATGGACATCATCTAGCGTCAGTAGGTATTATGACCAACGATGTACACAAACCTATGATCAATATAGAGGTCAAGGTAGAAGTGACTGGGCAAAAACCAGTAGTCGATAATGATAAGCGCTACAGCTTTGAGGCCTACGTAGGACGCGAAAACTCCTTATCTCTTGAATTAGAAAATACAGGACTGGACACTCTCATCATCTACGATTTGAGCTCCACAGACTTGGATTTGATTCGAGATTTTGAAGATCCCATCAAGATATTCTCTTCAGAAGTTGGGTTGGTTCCATTTAAATATACTCCGATAAGTAGCGGACTGATTGGGACCAACCTCAACTTAAGCACCAATATTGGAGTTTTACCCTTTAGTCTCGAAATTAAAAGTAAGACAGAACCAGTCATAAATGTAATATTTGACACGCTCACAGTAGATGTAGATTATGGAAGTACTGCTCAGCTGGATGTGACACTGGAAAATAACGGATCCGATTCCGAACTACTCTATGATTTGAGTCATTATTCTATTCCCGAAACCTATTCAGGCAAAACACCTAGCAAACTTACCTATAACATCCTGGATTCTAACGACGCAGGAGGGCCAACTGCAGGCCTATGGGAAGACATCACGGGGTTTGGCAGTAAAACAACCACCAAACCTTTCATAGATTCTGTATTTGCGCTAGGAATGAAATTCCCTTTCTTCAATGAGCAGATAGAGTCTACCTGGATTTTTAGTCATGCTCAACTCAACACCTACATCAATGCCTCTTTAATCCCCATCAAAATCGACGGCTATTTCATGAGTCTCGATACCCTCTATCATCACAATTTTGGTGATCGGTCAGTTTTTACTTTTGTCAGTAGAATTCAAGAGTTTGTTAATTCTAAATTTAATGTTTATGGTGAACTCACTTATCAAATTGTTTTGTTTCGTGATGGCACCATCGAGTTCAGATATCAAGATGTTGATGACCTTACAGCTGATATGAAATATCAGGTTTTAACGAAAGGCATCGAAGACAATGACTCTTTGGTCTATAGAGACTTTGATACTGTGGGTCGTGATTTATTTTCTGGTCAGGTCATCAGATTTGAACCCACCAGTACTATTTCTATGATATCCGAGGCATCTCCCATCAAGGGATCTATCGGACCGGGTAGTTCTAAAACCATCTCACTCACCATCGACCCGGAAAACTACGAAATGCCAAGTGGCCTGTACAACAACAACTTCCTGATAAAGGACAATACTTATGAAGGTAGTCATTCCTTTCCTTTTCAAATAAATGTGACTGGGCAGGGATTGATAGAAATAGACGATTCACTTCATTTTGAAAAAGTCAAAATAGGGCTGCCTAAAACAGCCCATCTCATGATCAACAATACCGGATTTGGATCATTAGAACTGAGTCAGGCAACCTTTAGCTCAAACGAATTTAGTACAAGTGTTACCCTACCCATTACAGTAGAGGCGCTATCCAATATTGCGATTCCGGTTGTATTTGATCCCATCAAAAGTGGATCTGTATCCGGCTACTTGGACTTAGCCTTCAGTTCTGGAGAAACAAAAACCATCCTTCTTAATGGAACAGGGGCTTTTGATGCAGAATACACGTTTGACTTTCCAGGCTCTATTTCAGTCAATCTGGTAGGAGGAAACAAAACGACTGTACCTGTTACGATTAGTAACACTACAGCTAACAACGTCCCATTGGAGTTCATCGCACAAAACAGCATATATGGTAGTCTAGATACCCCTACCCCATCCAAAGCCATGGACAAACCGAACGAAGAACTGTGGAGCAACTTCGGATACCAATGGCAACATAGTGATAGTACTCGCCAGTATTATCAATGGAGAGACCTAAAACGAAATGGACAACTTATTCAAATCGACACCAGTGCCTTTCACCTTTTGAAACTTCCTTTTGCGTTTCCTTTTTATGGCGAAAAGTTTGACTCCATTTGGATATCAAATGAAGGTTTCGTCACTGTAGTAGAACCTGACGAGCAGACTATTATTCCTCTTTTTGAAGCAGGTGATGGATTCAAAGGTATGATTGCCCCCTACTGGGCCAACCTCAGACCCTCTAACCCTGAGGAAGGTATCCTATTAGATATCCAATCCGATCGAGTGTTAATTCAGTGGGACAATTTCACCTCTATCAGTCAGTACTTAGAGGGAGGTACAGTTACCTTTCAGCTGGAGATTGTCCAGGATGGAAGTATTTACTTTCATTATAAGGACATTATTAACTGGACCGGATTACTCAAATATGGATTGGAGAGCCCGGACGAATCAGAGGTTCTGCAGGAAAGAGAGGGACTTTTCGTGGCGAATTTCTTTCCATTCGGCGATAGTACTACCCTTTCAATACATCCGCCACTCACTAAAAGTCTTTCAGCTGGAGAAACGCAAAACTTGGATCTGATCCTCTCAGCTGAGGATCTTTATCACCCAGGGAGCTATCAAGATAGCGTGGTGGTCACCACCAATAGTGAAAAGCAGCCGAAATTCACAATACCCTTCCAAATCAATGTAACAGGATCACCAAAATTGATAGCGGACACAGAGCTAAAATGGGAAGAGGTCGTGTATAAAGAAGACCTGATCATTCGCCAGAGCTTTGAAATAAGAAACGAAGGCTATGATGTTTTGAGTATAGAGAGCATATCAAACTCCAGCAGTTTAGGTACTATGAGTGTCTATGACACTGACGGAAACAAATATATCAGGCTAAGTAGTGGTCTCTTGAGCGAAGCGATAGAAATCGGACAGTGGGAATCACTCACCCTGATTGTAGAAATACCAGTAAAGAGTAACAATATTATTATTGGCAATTTCGATCTGTCAGGCAATTTCGACACACATCATGTCAATGTAGAAGCAAAAATAGTATCTCCTCCCATTTTTGACTGGGACGGCATGGATCAAAGCTTCTCTATGCTTCAGACTCAAACTAAAGAATTTCAGTTCAATATTAACAATACAGGAAGCTCAACTTTAGTTTTGGATATGACCCCAGCAATAGTCCCTCCTGCTGATGGAAATAGCAATGTGGGCACTATTGACAAAATAGGCAATTTCACTAAGGATCAACCTGTATCAGTAGACTCCTTATCAATAGACTCTAAAGAAATAGCAGATGGAATAGCAACCACATTTATTGAAACTGGCACCTATGCTTTTGCCAATAAATTTGAAAATTCTGAAGAGAACTTTTATCTCACTCATATTAAAATTTATGAAGTTCTAAAGCATCAAAATGAACTAATGACCATTAGTGTTTATTACGGAGGAGAAAAGCCTCAGGAAGGTCAATTAGCCTTCCGCCAAAGTTTCATTATTGATCAAGAAATTGACGAAGAGTGGGTTTATTTTGAGCTTGAAGAGCCACTATCTATACCTTCAAATCAAGATTTCATTATAATGGTTGAACAGCCTACCACAATAAAATTTATCGGCTATGATTCAACTAACGATTTAGATCTAAGACAAAAGACTTTTACTGGTGTCTATCAAAAGGATGGCCAATACTACTGGAATTCACATATAGTTTATAATAACACAAATTATGTTTGGAAAATACGACCACTGACTGCCTCAGGAGAAGATGCCTGGCTGGACTTGGATATCAAAAAAGCCAAAGTGGCTCCAGGTGAATCACTCAGTATCACTGCCATCATTGATCCAAAAAATACGGCACCAGGTAAACATCAAGGTAAAGTGTTGGTAGCTTCTAATGATCCTGACAATAGCAATTCGGAGCTGACAATAGATCTATCCATCAATGGAGCTGCACAGTTCGATTACTATCCAAATATCTACGAAGACACCTTGCGCATCACTGAGACTGAGGAAAAAGTGTTCAGTTATTTATTTAGTGATCCGGAGGGTGAGCAGATGACTCTGGAGCTGGATAGTATAGATGGAACGATCGATGTAGAATTTGAGCAAACAGGTGATAGAACAGGACAAGTCAAAGTAAGAACAGACTACGAAGATGCGGGAATACACCATTTGGCCATTAGCTTAAGTGATGCTTCTGGCAATTTGGTCAGGGATACTGTTGTGCTAGAAGTAATCAATAAGAACCGCCCACCTGTCTTCAATAGCGAGTATGAAATCATCAACATGAATTTGGCAGGCACTAACCAAAGCCTATCAATAGACCCATATGATCTGTTCTCAGATCCTGATGGAGATGACATTAGAGTATACGCTGGCAACTTCACTCCTGAAATAGTAGACCTGGGATTTGGTAGTTACTTCCTTAATCTAACAGCTATCACGGAAGGTACCGGAATGCTGATTTTTGCAGCGGATGATGGACAAGAAGGTGGTTATGTAGAATCATATGCCTACGCTCAGATCATCAACGATCCGGATGCTGTAGGTGGTGAAACTAATAGTACACAGGAGGCAGAAAGAATACTGAGCAGTATGAACAGCGATTTTATTTGCTTCCCAAATCCAGTCACAAATCGTTATTCTAAAATTTACTACAACCTTTCTGAATCATCAAATGTCAAAATCACTTTACTCAATACGATGGGTCAGATCCTTATAGAAGATCAACTTGGACAAAAAGAGGCGGGAACCTACCTACATCAGTTGGATATCGGGGGATTGTACAGAGGGGTTTATCACTGCATCATCAAAACTGACCAAGAGAAGAAATCTTTAAAAATTGTTCTGCAATAA
- a CDS encoding FISUMP domain-containing protein, producing the protein MKKLLFLCLTLSSLWSCHDQDDGGVILNPNAGIDLLDIENDGYKVKLNAAEVSEGLIGTWRIYIGENGVFEDIHDPKTIFHGEPGVSYHLGWEVSKGKDYDAATITVSFKEMAPKILTDIGDTTYNNRSVYLEAEAPKFGATGHWEIVSGENGRIENADHFKAEFIGQSDKKYKVRWTLTYGGQEAFRELDFRTDSLRADAGSDNLDVQTSKSTEIKFYTLEGFLPAGATGAWKIIDGNNGRLHDLDNQNSLFEGVADSLYQLQWTVKLDNEVSKDTVHVRFRGKWGFWKDERDEQVYRFTEVNGLDWMADNFNYAQNPGNGSWYYGHAERSVIKEGHALETESERKYYGRLYDYASAVEAAPEGWRLPTSAEFYDLVSYAGGRLHAKEKITEGGETGIDFNLPGYLEFSSGQDPAFRNVFNEQDSTALYWTANYAYNGNAETIYFSNGEDYGTTVVTGPYYALPVRYVREVQ; encoded by the coding sequence TTGAAAAAATTACTCTTTCTATGCTTGACCCTGTCAAGTCTTTGGTCATGTCATGATCAAGATGATGGTGGGGTCATTCTTAACCCAAATGCGGGAATTGACCTATTAGACATAGAAAATGATGGATATAAAGTCAAACTAAACGCTGCTGAAGTATCTGAGGGTTTGATAGGAACGTGGCGCATCTACATTGGGGAAAACGGTGTATTTGAAGACATTCATGATCCTAAAACTATATTTCATGGCGAACCAGGGGTGAGTTATCATCTTGGCTGGGAAGTCAGCAAGGGCAAGGATTATGATGCTGCGACAATTACAGTTTCATTCAAAGAAATGGCACCTAAAATCCTCACTGACATTGGAGACACTACCTATAACAACCGGTCCGTTTACCTAGAGGCTGAGGCTCCAAAATTTGGTGCTACTGGGCATTGGGAGATTGTCAGTGGTGAGAATGGAAGAATCGAAAATGCAGATCATTTCAAAGCAGAATTCATTGGTCAATCTGATAAGAAATATAAAGTCAGATGGACACTAACGTATGGTGGACAAGAAGCTTTTCGCGAATTGGATTTCAGAACCGATTCTCTTAGAGCAGATGCTGGTTCGGACAATCTAGATGTCCAAACCTCAAAATCAACAGAAATCAAATTCTACACTCTAGAAGGTTTTTTACCCGCTGGAGCTACTGGAGCATGGAAGATCATTGATGGAAACAATGGGAGGCTTCACGATCTAGATAATCAAAACAGTTTATTTGAAGGTGTAGCGGATTCTCTGTACCAATTGCAATGGACGGTAAAACTTGATAATGAAGTTTCTAAAGATACAGTTCATGTAAGATTCAGGGGCAAATGGGGTTTTTGGAAGGATGAAAGAGATGAGCAGGTTTATCGCTTTACTGAAGTAAATGGACTGGATTGGATGGCGGACAACTTCAACTATGCTCAAAACCCAGGGAATGGATCGTGGTACTATGGTCATGCCGAACGCAGTGTAATAAAGGAAGGACACGCGCTAGAGACCGAGTCCGAAAGAAAGTACTATGGTCGCTTGTATGATTATGCCTCAGCAGTCGAAGCAGCCCCCGAAGGATGGAGACTACCTACTTCTGCCGAATTCTACGATTTAGTATCCTATGCAGGCGGCAGGTTACATGCCAAAGAAAAAATCACCGAAGGTGGAGAAACAGGGATCGATTTCAATCTACCTGGCTATTTGGAATTTTCGAGTGGCCAGGATCCAGCATTTAGAAATGTTTTCAACGAACAGGATTCGACTGCCTTGTATTGGACGGCAAACTACGCTTACAATGGCAATGCCGAAACCATCTATTTCAGTAATGGTGAAGATTATGGGACCACAGTAGTTACAGGTCCGTATTATGCCCTTCCTGTTAGATATGTAAGGGAAGTTCAATAA